Proteins encoded in a region of the Cheilinus undulatus linkage group 8, ASM1832078v1, whole genome shotgun sequence genome:
- the LOC121513924 gene encoding protein S100-A1-like, producing MAPTLQECMDNLVDVFHSYSKKCGDKYTLNYTELVILINNELSAYLGTKKNPRRVSEIMAKMDKNKDGKVDFREFVAIIADLTAACHDFFEQTDKILG from the exons ATGGCACCCACACTGCAGGAGTGTATGGATAACCTCGTTGATGTGTTCCACTCCTACTCAAAAAAGTGTGGAGACAAATACACGCTGAACTACACCGAGCTGGTGATCCTGATAAACAACGAACTGAGTGCTTACTTGGGT acCAAAAAGAATCCCCGCAGGGTGAGTGAGATCATGGCTAAAATGGATAAGAACAAGGATGGAAAAGTGGATTTCCGAGAGTTTGTCGCCATTATTGCTGACCTCACTGCCGCCTGCCATGACTTCTTTGAGCAAACTGATAAGATCTTGGGGTAG
- the LOC121514190 gene encoding protein S100-A1-like, with product MVPSVQQCMDNLVGVFHSYSKKEGDKYMLNYAELKLLLNKELSAYLGACKNPSRVNEIMSDMDKNKDGAVDFQEFVTIVAKLTVLCHDFFVGTDKVSPKPGWMRGVFRVAGEEEHAEQRAERN from the exons ATGGTGCCGTCAGTGCAGCAGTGTATGGATAACCTCGTCGGGGTGTTCCACTCCTACTCTAAAAAAGAGGGAGACAAATACATGCTGAACTATGCTGAGCTGAAGCTCCTGTTGAATAAGGAACTGAGTGCTTACTTGGGT gcCTGCAAGAATCCCTCCAGGGTGAATGAAATCATGTCTGACATGGATAAAAACAAGGATGGAGCAGTGGATTTCCAAGAGTTTGTCACCATTGTTGCTAAACTCACTgtcctctgccatgacttcttTGTTGGAACTGATAAGGTCTCACCTAAGCCGG GGTGGATGAGGGGAGTATTTAGAGTGGCCGGGGAAGAGGAGCATgcagagcagagagcagagcGCAACTAA